ACTCGCACGTTCTTCTCCAATGCTGAAACCTTCTGAGGTTGTGGAGTCCAAATACTCTCACATCTGAAATGTTATTGGCTCCTGATTTTAGGGCATTAAATGTTCACTTTCGCCTACACGTGGCGGGTGCGACCATTTTGTGTTGTGCACCAGTATTCACAAGAGAGTATCCTTTCAATGCACTAGGAAACGGTGACACTACTGATGCACGATACACTGTGCGTGCTACTAGTTCCATTGTGTCTCCGTGATGTCTCTGAttgctagtgaattgataggctgccttctcatgaatattgtggttcaacccacaaaatgtctgcttccGTTGTGCACAGGTCACGGATGCACTTTAAACCGGCTTCATCATGACACCAGGATTTTCTAAAACAGAATTGAGCTAAGACAGTATCCAATTATCATTTGCATGATTTACTTTTTATTCCTTTGAATTAAGTGGTTGTCTGTAGATGCTTCCCTCGTGTGGTGTTTCGTGACCCTGTTCTTAGTTCGGGGAGTCTTGTTGTTGGTGTTCCTCCGGAGGAAGGTGGTTGTTTTCGAGGTATTACTCATGTTAGGTGTTGATGTCCTTGTTCAGTGGATAATTCCTGGAGTATTATGTCCTGTTGAAGAAGCAGATGAGAGATGGCACAGAATGTGGGTGATGTTTTGCATCTCCAGAAAGTGGCACAAATGGTGATGttcagggttttgtttttttgtttttagtagcTCTTTTTGCCTTTAGTAATTTGGTAAAGTTAGGTGTTCGatggtttttagtttttttttaacattataacaCAGTCAGCTTCACCTCAAATAAAAACATCTATCACCTACCTTTACACAATATATTACTAAAGGCAATACAAGCCgctaaaaaaaattaagttaaacTGGAAATGGCTATAAACACAGTAGAGCTATCTACTATATAAACAAAAGTTATAAACCTAAAAGAGCTGTAACTACCTCAAACAAGAACCTAAAAAAAAGAACTTGAACATCACTTTCTGGGGAAGCAAAACATCACCCACGTTCTGTGTCTCCTCTCCCATCTGCTGCTTCAATGGGACATATTAATCCAGGAGTTATCCACTGAACAAGGACACCAACTCCTAACAAGAGGAGCATCTCCAAACAACCACCTCCCTCCGGAGTAACACCAACAATGAGCTGCTGTAAGACCGCTCCATGGAATGTAGAACACGGTTGCGAAATTCCACCTGACAACCGCTTCATTCTAAAGGAATAACAAGTAAATGACGATCGCCTGCGACACCTCTACCTAACCACACCAGGCTGCGCCACGGTGCCCCGTCGGCAGTAAACATGCGGAGTTGAAAGAGTTTAAAGAATATTAGTCACTGTCATTTTGCTTCCATTTAACTGTTCTGTACTTCACTGTTTTGCCGCTGCCAGATGGTCggtattattttatttgaacaaGATTATAACAACCTGTCTAAAGAATTAATTGCCCCATATATGTACTATGTAAATTGTGCTTTCTGTTCTATTTTAGCTTTAATATATGCTGTATTTTTGACCCAAATAAGAACCAATTAATTATTGCCCATTTAAAGGCACACtaactgtatttttcattttcactttGCATTTGTCTGATAGTGATGAAGCATCAGCCAATCAGCAATTGGGGGGGTGGAGCCCCCAAAGTGTGCAGGGGCTGTGTTTGGTGGGCAAAGGTATGAGACTATGTGGTAGGCATTGGGCTGCAGGTGGTGTCATGAGTATATGTGGAGGCTATATCTACCTACCGAGTCCCGGTGAGGCATATGCCTAAGGCAACACTCTTCAGGTCGTTGTAGAGAAATATATGGCCTTTTCACCCATCTAAAGGAAGTTGCAATAtaaggagggaggtgcttcactaacagagcagacacagagtgactgacagcttagccgacttgctttgcagaaatgcactgtgtgtattGGTTGAATCATACACAGGAAAAGAGGCAGAGATGTTACAGTAACTTGAATGACTGATCTCGGCTTTGTCACCTGTGTCGCAGCCAATCGGAACACTGTCCTGAAGACgtaggaggagcttcagctgtcagTAATGGAGTGAGGAGGTGATACTTTACAGTCTAGCAAAACAACCTGCCGTGGACTCTCACGTAACACTGAATAATGTATTTAACCCTTACGTTTCTTATCCTAAAATGACAACTTTGTGGTTTAGAGGTCCTTTAATTTCATCTTTAAATGAAATAGACAAGTTATTTAATTTGTACAAAATATGCCTGAGCTGAGGTATGCGGCAGAACAGGGAGACTTTTGACTTTCCTGCTTTCTGTCGAGTTTGTGCAGCTGTGGAGCTCACCCCGACATTATCCGATCTCTGTAAATATACCAACGTCTTTCACATCTCCTCTCCGGCAGGTACAAGGATGTCAAACAAAGAGAAGTTACAGTGTTTGAAGGACTTTCATAAAGACATCCTGAAACCATCTCCGGGAAAGAGTCCAGGGACCCGACCAGAGGATGAAGCTGATGGGAAGCCGCCGCAGAGGGAGAAATGGGCCAGTAAGATTGACTTTGTGCTGTCAGTGGCTGGAGGCTTCATTGGCCTTGGGAACGTCTGGAGGTTCCCGTACCTCTGCTATAAGAACGGCGGAGGTAAGCGGTGCTATCGGAGAATCGGCTTCTTGCTTCTAGAGTGAGAAATTATTGGGTCTAGTTTTTGGCTTCAACAAATGAATTTCCTCCTTAATGCATAGATAAAGGCACATCATGTTCCATTATCAGGTTGTACAggttactgtacataaaaaatgtttatttgctgcatttaacagattgaaagaaaaaagttaaatgttGAATGGGGCTTGTACAAACGTTTGGGCACCTGATCAGCCAGAACTTCAGAAATCTGAATGTTTCTTGTATCCAACGAAGAGTCTGAGTTTGGGATTTTGTCCCCATTGTCCCCTATGCAGAACTCTTCTAGCTCAGGAATATTCTTGGGTCTTCCTGCCTACACTGCACATTTTAAGAACCCgccatatatttttaatatattcaaaGTCTGAGGATTGTGAAAGCAATGCCAAATCCTTTTGTTCCTGTAAGTACGTCATGGTTGATTTTGCTGCATGTTTGATTTGTTGCCTTCCTGAAATATCCAACATTCCTCTTCAATGTCTCCACTGACTATGGGCCGACAACCTCTAGGATTTGATGATATTTTCGTTGAATCCACCCAAACAATATTTCCTGTGTTATTGACTGACAAATGACCCCAAAGCGTAATAGTTAAACCCCCATAACAGGGGGCAAGATGTTCCaatgtttcatttgtttttctcCAAATGTTTCTTTTTGTGGTTGTGGCCAAAATGTTCAGTGTCCGTTTCCTCTGTTCTCAGACATTTGTTCCAAAATATTTCTGGTttatttaagtattattttgcatacatcAGACATGAGTTTTTGTGGTTTCCGCTTTACATATCTGACCAATTTACGAGCAGTTCGGTCGAAGATCTTTCTGATCTTGTCTTATCTTCAACAGTTCCACTTAACTTCCTTTTCTTAATGTTGTTCCTGACGTGGAATTTCCAAGCTGGACATGTTTAGATATCTTTTTATAGCCTTCCCCCTACTTTGTAACATtgaattattatctttatttccaTGTCCTCCGTCAGCTGCTAGAGGAGCTCTGGGTGGTGTTTGAGAGTAGACACAAGAAGGGTCGAGTGTTTATTCAGCATTTCATAAGTataactttaattaaaaaaaatgtacttttgatTCAACAGGGCTGGTGACCAAACACTTGCACGTCACGcacacttttattttgttttcaatctGTTGCATTcagcaaataaattgtaattgtgcattaatatatgCAGAAATATATCATGGTTTAGTTTGTGTTAACTTATTGTTATGTAGAGATTCCGTGAACTACGCTGTCACAATACCCAGAGCATCCTTTTCAGTAGAAGTGCCTCCCGTTACCTACCCAGTTAGACTAATTTAGGGACAGTGGGAACTGAGAACTGTTTCTTGGGTAGGAATTTACACCTAGGCAGGtattttgatttaaaatatataaaagaggtTATATTATAATAAGAGGTGGGTGGGGTTTGATGCAATTTGCGCCACGCAAAGTGAATGCTCAGCGCGGATATTTAGTGTCCGGTAAACGGAgatcctgtgacatcacaggaCTTTATTAGGGATTTCTCGGGACCCTTCAACAGTCATCACTGATAGACACGGTGTAACCTGGATGGGACAGTAGATGGAAGGGTGGCTGCGGATCAGGTTACAAGGAATCTTAACAATGGCGGCAAAACTGTTTAACCATCAGATTGTGTATTGTTTTCGGGACATGCACCCGGTGATgaatgcattaaataatacatcttTGTTTTTCAGGTGCCTTTTTAATCCCATATTTCATCTTTCTGTTTGGGGGCGGTTTACCGGTGTTCTTCCTGGAGGTAGCCTTAGGGCAGTTTACATCAGAGGGGGGCATCACCTGCTGGGAGAAGATTTGCCCAATCTTTACAGGTAAGAACATGTTGTACACAGTGATTGGAGCCATTGTTCTCCGTCGGTGTCCTGCGGCGTTATATCAGATAAATCCTCTGTATGATTATCATTTGCAGTGTTCAGCATTGTTCTTGAATACAGCAgtatagtcatacttgccaacttttcctcgatggcttcagggagatcctgggggaggtgggtgtgcgggggcggggcttgacaaattgcataattttggccctgcccactAATCGTtggtcacaattttggccaattacagcagggggtggagaTATTAtccaatatttgcatcattaagccccaccaccacttatctatagcgggggcgagaaccgagaggttgccctggtctcctgggaggtctcccagaaggagagtaggcaactatgcgttaaagaaaagcagctaatgaatct
This window of the Mixophyes fleayi isolate aMixFle1 chromosome 8, aMixFle1.hap1, whole genome shotgun sequence genome carries:
- the SLC6A6 gene encoding sodium- and chloride-dependent taurine transporter isoform X2, yielding MSNKEKLQCLKDFHKDILKPSPGKSPGTRPEDEADGKPPQREKWASKIDFVLSVAGGFIGLGNVWRFPYLCYKNGGGAFLIPYFIFLFGGGLPVFFLEVALGQFTSEGGITCWEKICPIFTGIGYASIVIVSLLNVYYIVILAWGVYYLFQSFQSQLPWALCHQPWNTDSCVEDTFRKNRTMWLSLNYTNFTSPVTEFWE